From Arvicanthis niloticus isolate mArvNil1 chromosome 22, mArvNil1.pat.X, whole genome shotgun sequence, the proteins below share one genomic window:
- the Arhgap45 gene encoding rho GTPase-activating protein 45 isoform X2, protein MFSRKKRELMKTPSISKKNRAGSPNPQSSSGELPRKDCTEAPGLEPPATSLSTVAKGTGTLKRPTSLSRHASAAGFPLSGNATWTLGRGYRSPLSAASPAELPIEGSFPDGVEDISTLLADVARFAEGLEKLKEFVLRDDLLEARRPLAHECLGEALRVMRQVISRYPLLNTVETLTAAGTLIAKVKAFHYECNNESDKREFEKALETIAVSFSCTVSELLLGEVDSSTLLAVPPGDPSQSMENLYGAGNEGLPHSVEECEEGCLPPEEVDMLLQRCEGGVDAALQYAKDMARYMKDLISYLEKRTTLEMEFAKGLQKVVHNCRQSVTHEPHMPLLSIYSLALEQDLEFGHGMVQAAGTLQTQTFMQPLTLRRLEHERRRKEIKESWHRAQRKLQEAETNLRKAKQGYKQRCEDHDKARLQVAKAEEEQQGTGPGAGTAASKALDKRRRLEEEAKNKAEEAMATYRTCVADAKTQKQELEDTKVTALRQIQEVIRQSDQTIKSATISYYQLMHMQTAPLPVNFQMLCESSKLYDPGQQYASHVRQLQRGEEPDVRYDFEPYVSTSAWSPIMRTRKGSFNPGDASGPEAAGSPPEEGDTSEGAPNKDHRGGRGHQVHKSWPISISDTEVVLDASSGDLKKFDRTSSSGTMSSSEELVDQEAGLVASAFDSADLNGMDPELPVAMPSGPFRHVGLSKAARTHRLRKLRTPAKCRECNSYVYFQGAECEECCLACHKKCLETLAIQCGHKKLQGRLQLFGQDFSQAAGSTPDGVPFIVKKCVCEIERRALHTKGIYRVNGVKTRVEKLCQAFENGKELVELSQASPHDISNVLKLYLRQLPEPLISFRFYHELVGLAKDSLKAEAEAKAASRGRQDGSESEAATLAMVGRLRELMRDLPAENRATLLYLLRHLRKIVEMEQDNKMTPGNLGIVFGPTLLRPRPTDATVSLSSLVDYPHQARVIETLIVHYGLVFEEEPEEALGSQEGVSTQCAQLETAEGVVFPLQEDAEDGSRESHVASNDSDSELEEASDALSSSDASALHRLSFLEQTEAGLEEGPQSHSGSEEQLEGEDGAPGLRLCHFNTNQSNNTAQVPLPAMRLRDGQITGSTGWQRRPQFV, encoded by the exons ATGTTCTCTCGGAAGAAGCGAGAACTTATGAAAACTCCCTCTATTTCCAAAAAGAACCGCGCGGGGAGCCCCAACCCTCAGTCCTCCTCAGGG GAGCTGCCCCGGAAGGACTGTACAGAAGCTCCTGGCCTGGAGCCACCAGCCACGTCCCTGTCCACGGTGGCCAAAGGCACAGGAACACTCAAAAGACCCACCAGCCTGAGCCGCCATGCCAGTGCGGCGGGCTTCCCACTCTCAGGCAATGCCACCTGGACCTTAGGCCGTGGGTACCGAAGCCCCCTTTCTGCCGCCAGTCCTGCAGAGCTACCCATTGAGGGATCTTTCCCTGATGGGGTAGAAGACATCTCAACCCTGCTGGCCGACGTGGCCCGCTTTGCTGAGGGCTTGGAGAAGCTCAAAGAGTTTGTGCTGCGGGATG ACCTCCTTGAAGCCCGCCGGCCACTGGCCCATGAGTGCTTGGGTGAAGCTCTGCGAGTCATGCGTCAGGTCATCTCCAGATACCCACTCCTGAACACCGTGGAGACACTCACAGCCGCTGGGACACTCATTGCCAAGGTCAAAG cctttcaCTACGAATGCAACAATGAATCAGATAAGAGGGAGTTTGAGAAGGCTCTGGAGACCATTGCTGTGTCCTTCAGCTGCAC TGTGTCAGAGCTCCTTTTGGGTGAAGTGGACAGCAGTACTCTCCTGGCCGTGCCTCCTGGGGACCCCAGCCAG TCCATGGAGAACCTTTATGGGGCCGGCAACGAGGGGCTCCCACACAGCGTGGAGGAATGTGAAGAAG GTTGCCTGCCCCCGGAGGAGGTGGACATGCTTCTGCAGCGCTGCGAGGGGGGCGTGGATGCCGCACTGCAGTATGCAAAAGACATGGCCAGGTACATGAAGGACCTCATCAGCTACCTGGAGAAGAGGACCACCCTGG AAATGGAATTCGCCAAAGGTCTACAGAAGGTTGTCCATAACTGCAGACAGAGTGTCACGCATGAG CCCCACATGCCTCTCTTGTCCATCTACTCACTGGCCCTGGAACAAGATCTGGAGTTTGGGCACGGCATGGTGCAGGCAGCGGGCACACTGCAGACTCAGACCTTCATGCAG CCCCTGACCCTGCGGCGGTTGGAGCACGAGAGACGCAGGAAGGAGATCAAAGAATCTTGGCATCGCGCACAGAGGAAGCTG CAAGAGGCAGAGACCAACCTGCGCAAGGCCAAACAGGGCTACAAACAACGCTGTGAAGACCATGACAAGGCCCGGCTCCAGGTGGCCAAAGCTGAGGAGGAACAACAGGGCACGGGGCCAGGAGCAGGGACTGCAGCCTCTAAGGCCCTGGACAAGAGGCGGAGGCTGGAGGAAGAGGCCAAAAACAAG GCTGAGGAGGCCATGGCCACTTACCGCACATGCGTAGCAGATGCAAAGACAcagaagcaggagctggaggaCACAAAGGTGACTGCGCTGCGGCAGATCCAGGAGGTCATCAGACAGAGTGACCAGACCATTAAGTCG GCCACCATCTCCTACTACCAGCTGATGCACATGCAGACGGCGCCGCTGCCGGTGAACTTCCAAATGCTGTGCGAGAGCAGCAAACTCTATGACCCTGGCCAACAGTACGCATCTCACGTGCGTCAGCTGCAGCGGGGCGAGGAGCCCGACGTGCGCTACGACTTTGAGCCTTATGTCTCCACCAGCGCCTG GTCCCCAATCATGCGTACACGGAAGGGCAGCTTCAACCCTGGAGATGCTTCAGGACCCGAAGCTGCTGGCAGTCCCCCCGAGGAAGGTGACACCTCTGAGGGGGCTCCTAACAAGGACCACAGGG GGGGACGAGGTCACCAGGTACATAAGTCCTGGCCCATCTCCATCTCAGACACCGAAGTCGTCCTGGACGCCAGCTCAG GGGACTTGAAGAAGTTCGATCGAACATCGTCCAGTGGGACCATGTCATCCAGTGAGGAGCTAGTAGATCAGGAAGCCGGCTTGGTAGCTTCGGCCTTTGATTCAG CTGACCTCAATGGCATGGACCCCGAGTTACCTGTGGCCATGCCCAGTGGACCCTTCCGCCATGTGGGATTGTCCAAGGCAGCCCGCACACACCGACTTCGCAAGCTGCGCACGCCGGCCAAGTGTAGAGAGTGTAACAGCTATGTGTACTTCCAAGGAGCCGAGTGTGAAGAG TGCTGTCTGGCTTGTCACAAAAAGTGTTTGGAGACCCTGGCCATCCAGTGTGGCCACAAGAAGCTTCAGGGCCGCCTGCAGCTGTTTGGACAAGACTTCAGCCAGGCAGCCGGCAGTACCCCTGATGGGGTGCCCTTTATTGTCAAAAAGTGTGTCTGTGAGATTGAGCGGCGGGCACTGCATACCAAG GGGATATACCGGGTCAACGGCGTGAAAACGCGTGTGGAGAAGCTGTGCCAGGCCTTTGAGAATGGCAAAGAGCTGGTGGAGTTGTCACAGGCCTCGCCCCACGACATCAGCAACGTCCTGAAGCTATACCTGCGGCAG CTTCCGGAGCCCCTCATCTCTTTTCGCTTCTACCATGAGCTGGTGGGGCTAGCTAAGGACAGCCTAAAGGCAGAGGCGGAAGCCAAGGCAGCGAGCCGGGGCCGGCAGGATGGGTCCGAGAGTGAGGCTGCCACCTTGGCCATGGTGGGCCGCCTACGTGAGCTCATGCGGGACCTGCCAGCCGAAAACCGGGCCACACTCTTATACTTGCTGAGGCACCTGCGAAA GATCGTGGAAATGGAGCAGGATAACAAGATGACCCCTGGGAACCTGGGCATCGTTTTCGGGCCCACACTGCTGCGGCCTCGGCCCACTGACGCCACCGTGTCCCTCTCTTCTCTGGTGGACTACCCCCACCAGGCCCGTGTTATCGAGACTCTGATTGTCCACTATGGCCTGGTCTTtgaggaggagccagaggaggcaCTTGGCAGCCAG GAGGGGGTGTCCACCCAGTGCGCCCAGCTGGAGACTGCTGAGGGCGTTGTCTTTCCCCTGCAGGAGGATGCCGAGGACGGAAGCCGAG AATCTCACGTGGCGTCCAATGACTCGGACTCCGAGCTGGAAGAGGCTTCTGACGCGCTTTCATCCTCGGACGCCAGCGCTCTGCACCGCCTTAGTTTCCTGGAGCAGACGGAGGCAGGCCTAGAGGAAGGTCCCCAGAGCCACAGTGGCAGCGAGGAACAGCTGGAGGGTGAGGATGGAGCCCCGGGCCTGAGGCTGTGTCACTTCAACACCAACCAGTCCAACAACACAGCACAGGTCCCTCTGCCTGCCATGCGGCTCCGAGATGGGCAGATCACAGGTAGCACCGGTTGGCAGCGGAGGCCACAGTTCGTCTGA
- the Arhgap45 gene encoding rho GTPase-activating protein 45 isoform X5 yields MCVCGTLRPALNDPQHCQTRAQDLLEARRPLAHECLGEALRVMRQVISRYPLLNTVETLTAAGTLIAKVKAFHYECNNESDKREFEKALETIAVSFSCTVSELLLGEVDSSTLLAVPPGDPSQSMENLYGAGNEGLPHSVEECEEGCLPPEEVDMLLQRCEGGVDAALQYAKDMARYMKDLISYLEKRTTLEMEFAKGLQKVVHNCRQSVTHEPHMPLLSIYSLALEQDLEFGHGMVQAAGTLQTQTFMQPLTLRRLEHERRRKEIKESWHRAQRKLQEAETNLRKAKQGYKQRCEDHDKARLQVAKAEEEQQGTGPGAGTAASKALDKRRRLEEEAKNKAEEAMATYRTCVADAKTQKQELEDTKVTALRQIQEVIRQSDQTIKSATISYYQLMHMQTAPLPVNFQMLCESSKLYDPGQQYASHVRQLQRGEEPDVRYDFEPYVSTSAWSPIMRTRKGSFNPGDASGPEAAGSPPEEGDTSEGAPNKDHRGGRGHQVHKSWPISISDTEVVLDASSGDLKKFDRTSSSGTMSSSEELVDQEAGLVASAFDSADLNGMDPELPVAMPSGPFRHVGLSKAARTHRLRKLRTPAKCRECNSYVYFQGAECEECCLACHKKCLETLAIQCGHKKLQGRLQLFGQDFSQAAGSTPDGVPFIVKKCVCEIERRALHTKGIYRVNGVKTRVEKLCQAFENGKELVELSQASPHDISNVLKLYLRQLPEPLISFRFYHELVGLAKDSLKAEAEAKAASRGRQDGSESEAATLAMVGRLRELMRDLPAENRATLLYLLRHLRKIVEMEQDNKMTPGNLGIVFGPTLLRPRPTDATVSLSSLVDYPHQARVIETLIVHYGLVFEEEPEEALGSQEGVSTQCAQLETAEGVVFPLQEDAEDGSRESHVASNDSDSELEEASDALSSSDASALHRLSFLEQTEAGLEEGPQSHSGSEEQLEGEDGAPGLRLCHFNTNQSNNTAQVPLPAMRLRDGQITGSTGWQRRPQFV; encoded by the exons atgtgtgtctgtgggacGCTGCGTCCAGCGCTGAACGACCCCCAGCACTGCCAGACTCGGGCCCAAG ACCTCCTTGAAGCCCGCCGGCCACTGGCCCATGAGTGCTTGGGTGAAGCTCTGCGAGTCATGCGTCAGGTCATCTCCAGATACCCACTCCTGAACACCGTGGAGACACTCACAGCCGCTGGGACACTCATTGCCAAGGTCAAAG cctttcaCTACGAATGCAACAATGAATCAGATAAGAGGGAGTTTGAGAAGGCTCTGGAGACCATTGCTGTGTCCTTCAGCTGCAC TGTGTCAGAGCTCCTTTTGGGTGAAGTGGACAGCAGTACTCTCCTGGCCGTGCCTCCTGGGGACCCCAGCCAG TCCATGGAGAACCTTTATGGGGCCGGCAACGAGGGGCTCCCACACAGCGTGGAGGAATGTGAAGAAG GTTGCCTGCCCCCGGAGGAGGTGGACATGCTTCTGCAGCGCTGCGAGGGGGGCGTGGATGCCGCACTGCAGTATGCAAAAGACATGGCCAGGTACATGAAGGACCTCATCAGCTACCTGGAGAAGAGGACCACCCTGG AAATGGAATTCGCCAAAGGTCTACAGAAGGTTGTCCATAACTGCAGACAGAGTGTCACGCATGAG CCCCACATGCCTCTCTTGTCCATCTACTCACTGGCCCTGGAACAAGATCTGGAGTTTGGGCACGGCATGGTGCAGGCAGCGGGCACACTGCAGACTCAGACCTTCATGCAG CCCCTGACCCTGCGGCGGTTGGAGCACGAGAGACGCAGGAAGGAGATCAAAGAATCTTGGCATCGCGCACAGAGGAAGCTG CAAGAGGCAGAGACCAACCTGCGCAAGGCCAAACAGGGCTACAAACAACGCTGTGAAGACCATGACAAGGCCCGGCTCCAGGTGGCCAAAGCTGAGGAGGAACAACAGGGCACGGGGCCAGGAGCAGGGACTGCAGCCTCTAAGGCCCTGGACAAGAGGCGGAGGCTGGAGGAAGAGGCCAAAAACAAG GCTGAGGAGGCCATGGCCACTTACCGCACATGCGTAGCAGATGCAAAGACAcagaagcaggagctggaggaCACAAAGGTGACTGCGCTGCGGCAGATCCAGGAGGTCATCAGACAGAGTGACCAGACCATTAAGTCG GCCACCATCTCCTACTACCAGCTGATGCACATGCAGACGGCGCCGCTGCCGGTGAACTTCCAAATGCTGTGCGAGAGCAGCAAACTCTATGACCCTGGCCAACAGTACGCATCTCACGTGCGTCAGCTGCAGCGGGGCGAGGAGCCCGACGTGCGCTACGACTTTGAGCCTTATGTCTCCACCAGCGCCTG GTCCCCAATCATGCGTACACGGAAGGGCAGCTTCAACCCTGGAGATGCTTCAGGACCCGAAGCTGCTGGCAGTCCCCCCGAGGAAGGTGACACCTCTGAGGGGGCTCCTAACAAGGACCACAGGG GGGGACGAGGTCACCAGGTACATAAGTCCTGGCCCATCTCCATCTCAGACACCGAAGTCGTCCTGGACGCCAGCTCAG GGGACTTGAAGAAGTTCGATCGAACATCGTCCAGTGGGACCATGTCATCCAGTGAGGAGCTAGTAGATCAGGAAGCCGGCTTGGTAGCTTCGGCCTTTGATTCAG CTGACCTCAATGGCATGGACCCCGAGTTACCTGTGGCCATGCCCAGTGGACCCTTCCGCCATGTGGGATTGTCCAAGGCAGCCCGCACACACCGACTTCGCAAGCTGCGCACGCCGGCCAAGTGTAGAGAGTGTAACAGCTATGTGTACTTCCAAGGAGCCGAGTGTGAAGAG TGCTGTCTGGCTTGTCACAAAAAGTGTTTGGAGACCCTGGCCATCCAGTGTGGCCACAAGAAGCTTCAGGGCCGCCTGCAGCTGTTTGGACAAGACTTCAGCCAGGCAGCCGGCAGTACCCCTGATGGGGTGCCCTTTATTGTCAAAAAGTGTGTCTGTGAGATTGAGCGGCGGGCACTGCATACCAAG GGGATATACCGGGTCAACGGCGTGAAAACGCGTGTGGAGAAGCTGTGCCAGGCCTTTGAGAATGGCAAAGAGCTGGTGGAGTTGTCACAGGCCTCGCCCCACGACATCAGCAACGTCCTGAAGCTATACCTGCGGCAG CTTCCGGAGCCCCTCATCTCTTTTCGCTTCTACCATGAGCTGGTGGGGCTAGCTAAGGACAGCCTAAAGGCAGAGGCGGAAGCCAAGGCAGCGAGCCGGGGCCGGCAGGATGGGTCCGAGAGTGAGGCTGCCACCTTGGCCATGGTGGGCCGCCTACGTGAGCTCATGCGGGACCTGCCAGCCGAAAACCGGGCCACACTCTTATACTTGCTGAGGCACCTGCGAAA GATCGTGGAAATGGAGCAGGATAACAAGATGACCCCTGGGAACCTGGGCATCGTTTTCGGGCCCACACTGCTGCGGCCTCGGCCCACTGACGCCACCGTGTCCCTCTCTTCTCTGGTGGACTACCCCCACCAGGCCCGTGTTATCGAGACTCTGATTGTCCACTATGGCCTGGTCTTtgaggaggagccagaggaggcaCTTGGCAGCCAG GAGGGGGTGTCCACCCAGTGCGCCCAGCTGGAGACTGCTGAGGGCGTTGTCTTTCCCCTGCAGGAGGATGCCGAGGACGGAAGCCGAG AATCTCACGTGGCGTCCAATGACTCGGACTCCGAGCTGGAAGAGGCTTCTGACGCGCTTTCATCCTCGGACGCCAGCGCTCTGCACCGCCTTAGTTTCCTGGAGCAGACGGAGGCAGGCCTAGAGGAAGGTCCCCAGAGCCACAGTGGCAGCGAGGAACAGCTGGAGGGTGAGGATGGAGCCCCGGGCCTGAGGCTGTGTCACTTCAACACCAACCAGTCCAACAACACAGCACAGGTCCCTCTGCCTGCCATGCGGCTCCGAGATGGGCAGATCACAGGTAGCACCGGTTGGCAGCGGAGGCCACAGTTCGTCTGA
- the Arhgap45 gene encoding rho GTPase-activating protein 45 isoform X1: MGTGRNYSTMLGPWWGTRASYSPQQAGWPATRSGLTLGVCLTELPRKDCTEAPGLEPPATSLSTVAKGTGTLKRPTSLSRHASAAGFPLSGNATWTLGRGYRSPLSAASPAELPIEGSFPDGVEDISTLLADVARFAEGLEKLKEFVLRDDLLEARRPLAHECLGEALRVMRQVISRYPLLNTVETLTAAGTLIAKVKAFHYECNNESDKREFEKALETIAVSFSCTVSELLLGEVDSSTLLAVPPGDPSQSMENLYGAGNEGLPHSVEECEEGCLPPEEVDMLLQRCEGGVDAALQYAKDMARYMKDLISYLEKRTTLEMEFAKGLQKVVHNCRQSVTHEPHMPLLSIYSLALEQDLEFGHGMVQAAGTLQTQTFMQPLTLRRLEHERRRKEIKESWHRAQRKLQEAETNLRKAKQGYKQRCEDHDKARLQVAKAEEEQQGTGPGAGTAASKALDKRRRLEEEAKNKAEEAMATYRTCVADAKTQKQELEDTKVTALRQIQEVIRQSDQTIKSATISYYQLMHMQTAPLPVNFQMLCESSKLYDPGQQYASHVRQLQRGEEPDVRYDFEPYVSTSAWSPIMRTRKGSFNPGDASGPEAAGSPPEEGDTSEGAPNKDHRGGRGHQVHKSWPISISDTEVVLDASSGDLKKFDRTSSSGTMSSSEELVDQEAGLVASAFDSADLNGMDPELPVAMPSGPFRHVGLSKAARTHRLRKLRTPAKCRECNSYVYFQGAECEECCLACHKKCLETLAIQCGHKKLQGRLQLFGQDFSQAAGSTPDGVPFIVKKCVCEIERRALHTKGIYRVNGVKTRVEKLCQAFENGKELVELSQASPHDISNVLKLYLRQLPEPLISFRFYHELVGLAKDSLKAEAEAKAASRGRQDGSESEAATLAMVGRLRELMRDLPAENRATLLYLLRHLRKIVEMEQDNKMTPGNLGIVFGPTLLRPRPTDATVSLSSLVDYPHQARVIETLIVHYGLVFEEEPEEALGSQEGVSTQCAQLETAEGVVFPLQEDAEDGSRESHVASNDSDSELEEASDALSSSDASALHRLSFLEQTEAGLEEGPQSHSGSEEQLEGEDGAPGLRLCHFNTNQSNNTAQVPLPAMRLRDGQITGSTGWQRRPQFV, translated from the exons ATGGGCACAGGACGCAATTACAGCACGATGCTGGGCCCATGGTGGGGGACCCGGGCCAGCTATAGTCCCCAGCAGGCAGGATGGCCGGCGACAAGGAGCGGCCTGACCCTGGGAGTCTGCCTTACG GAGCTGCCCCGGAAGGACTGTACAGAAGCTCCTGGCCTGGAGCCACCAGCCACGTCCCTGTCCACGGTGGCCAAAGGCACAGGAACACTCAAAAGACCCACCAGCCTGAGCCGCCATGCCAGTGCGGCGGGCTTCCCACTCTCAGGCAATGCCACCTGGACCTTAGGCCGTGGGTACCGAAGCCCCCTTTCTGCCGCCAGTCCTGCAGAGCTACCCATTGAGGGATCTTTCCCTGATGGGGTAGAAGACATCTCAACCCTGCTGGCCGACGTGGCCCGCTTTGCTGAGGGCTTGGAGAAGCTCAAAGAGTTTGTGCTGCGGGATG ACCTCCTTGAAGCCCGCCGGCCACTGGCCCATGAGTGCTTGGGTGAAGCTCTGCGAGTCATGCGTCAGGTCATCTCCAGATACCCACTCCTGAACACCGTGGAGACACTCACAGCCGCTGGGACACTCATTGCCAAGGTCAAAG cctttcaCTACGAATGCAACAATGAATCAGATAAGAGGGAGTTTGAGAAGGCTCTGGAGACCATTGCTGTGTCCTTCAGCTGCAC TGTGTCAGAGCTCCTTTTGGGTGAAGTGGACAGCAGTACTCTCCTGGCCGTGCCTCCTGGGGACCCCAGCCAG TCCATGGAGAACCTTTATGGGGCCGGCAACGAGGGGCTCCCACACAGCGTGGAGGAATGTGAAGAAG GTTGCCTGCCCCCGGAGGAGGTGGACATGCTTCTGCAGCGCTGCGAGGGGGGCGTGGATGCCGCACTGCAGTATGCAAAAGACATGGCCAGGTACATGAAGGACCTCATCAGCTACCTGGAGAAGAGGACCACCCTGG AAATGGAATTCGCCAAAGGTCTACAGAAGGTTGTCCATAACTGCAGACAGAGTGTCACGCATGAG CCCCACATGCCTCTCTTGTCCATCTACTCACTGGCCCTGGAACAAGATCTGGAGTTTGGGCACGGCATGGTGCAGGCAGCGGGCACACTGCAGACTCAGACCTTCATGCAG CCCCTGACCCTGCGGCGGTTGGAGCACGAGAGACGCAGGAAGGAGATCAAAGAATCTTGGCATCGCGCACAGAGGAAGCTG CAAGAGGCAGAGACCAACCTGCGCAAGGCCAAACAGGGCTACAAACAACGCTGTGAAGACCATGACAAGGCCCGGCTCCAGGTGGCCAAAGCTGAGGAGGAACAACAGGGCACGGGGCCAGGAGCAGGGACTGCAGCCTCTAAGGCCCTGGACAAGAGGCGGAGGCTGGAGGAAGAGGCCAAAAACAAG GCTGAGGAGGCCATGGCCACTTACCGCACATGCGTAGCAGATGCAAAGACAcagaagcaggagctggaggaCACAAAGGTGACTGCGCTGCGGCAGATCCAGGAGGTCATCAGACAGAGTGACCAGACCATTAAGTCG GCCACCATCTCCTACTACCAGCTGATGCACATGCAGACGGCGCCGCTGCCGGTGAACTTCCAAATGCTGTGCGAGAGCAGCAAACTCTATGACCCTGGCCAACAGTACGCATCTCACGTGCGTCAGCTGCAGCGGGGCGAGGAGCCCGACGTGCGCTACGACTTTGAGCCTTATGTCTCCACCAGCGCCTG GTCCCCAATCATGCGTACACGGAAGGGCAGCTTCAACCCTGGAGATGCTTCAGGACCCGAAGCTGCTGGCAGTCCCCCCGAGGAAGGTGACACCTCTGAGGGGGCTCCTAACAAGGACCACAGGG GGGGACGAGGTCACCAGGTACATAAGTCCTGGCCCATCTCCATCTCAGACACCGAAGTCGTCCTGGACGCCAGCTCAG GGGACTTGAAGAAGTTCGATCGAACATCGTCCAGTGGGACCATGTCATCCAGTGAGGAGCTAGTAGATCAGGAAGCCGGCTTGGTAGCTTCGGCCTTTGATTCAG CTGACCTCAATGGCATGGACCCCGAGTTACCTGTGGCCATGCCCAGTGGACCCTTCCGCCATGTGGGATTGTCCAAGGCAGCCCGCACACACCGACTTCGCAAGCTGCGCACGCCGGCCAAGTGTAGAGAGTGTAACAGCTATGTGTACTTCCAAGGAGCCGAGTGTGAAGAG TGCTGTCTGGCTTGTCACAAAAAGTGTTTGGAGACCCTGGCCATCCAGTGTGGCCACAAGAAGCTTCAGGGCCGCCTGCAGCTGTTTGGACAAGACTTCAGCCAGGCAGCCGGCAGTACCCCTGATGGGGTGCCCTTTATTGTCAAAAAGTGTGTCTGTGAGATTGAGCGGCGGGCACTGCATACCAAG GGGATATACCGGGTCAACGGCGTGAAAACGCGTGTGGAGAAGCTGTGCCAGGCCTTTGAGAATGGCAAAGAGCTGGTGGAGTTGTCACAGGCCTCGCCCCACGACATCAGCAACGTCCTGAAGCTATACCTGCGGCAG CTTCCGGAGCCCCTCATCTCTTTTCGCTTCTACCATGAGCTGGTGGGGCTAGCTAAGGACAGCCTAAAGGCAGAGGCGGAAGCCAAGGCAGCGAGCCGGGGCCGGCAGGATGGGTCCGAGAGTGAGGCTGCCACCTTGGCCATGGTGGGCCGCCTACGTGAGCTCATGCGGGACCTGCCAGCCGAAAACCGGGCCACACTCTTATACTTGCTGAGGCACCTGCGAAA GATCGTGGAAATGGAGCAGGATAACAAGATGACCCCTGGGAACCTGGGCATCGTTTTCGGGCCCACACTGCTGCGGCCTCGGCCCACTGACGCCACCGTGTCCCTCTCTTCTCTGGTGGACTACCCCCACCAGGCCCGTGTTATCGAGACTCTGATTGTCCACTATGGCCTGGTCTTtgaggaggagccagaggaggcaCTTGGCAGCCAG GAGGGGGTGTCCACCCAGTGCGCCCAGCTGGAGACTGCTGAGGGCGTTGTCTTTCCCCTGCAGGAGGATGCCGAGGACGGAAGCCGAG AATCTCACGTGGCGTCCAATGACTCGGACTCCGAGCTGGAAGAGGCTTCTGACGCGCTTTCATCCTCGGACGCCAGCGCTCTGCACCGCCTTAGTTTCCTGGAGCAGACGGAGGCAGGCCTAGAGGAAGGTCCCCAGAGCCACAGTGGCAGCGAGGAACAGCTGGAGGGTGAGGATGGAGCCCCGGGCCTGAGGCTGTGTCACTTCAACACCAACCAGTCCAACAACACAGCACAGGTCCCTCTGCCTGCCATGCGGCTCCGAGATGGGCAGATCACAGGTAGCACCGGTTGGCAGCGGAGGCCACAGTTCGTCTGA